The following are encoded in a window of Bacillota bacterium genomic DNA:
- the truB gene encoding tRNA pseudouridine(55) synthase TruB has translation MEGVLNVLKPPGMTSHDVVAFLRKRLGLGKVGHTGTLDPLAAGVLVVCVGRATRIAQYIADDKVYRAELVLGITTGTGDAQGDVQRVEPLPDGLDPNRLEEVLAGFAGPGLQVPPMTSARKIKGQKLYELARRGVEVPREARPVVIHRLRLVQTRFERSAHPRVLIDVSCSKGTYIRTLCADIGARLGCGAYMSFLVRSAVGPFSIVAARTLEEIRESPSGELVGVETALSHLPAVLVQAGASRAVLSGRAVYPPGIAAGPGPQEVNGYVRLRDETGLLAVAKPVAAGGAREPAAFQPVWVRGTA, from the coding sequence ATGGAAGGAGTCCTTAATGTTCTCAAACCTCCCGGGATGACCTCCCACGACGTGGTCGCCTTCTTGAGGAAGAGACTGGGGCTCGGGAAGGTCGGCCATACCGGCACGCTGGACCCGCTGGCTGCCGGGGTGCTGGTTGTCTGCGTGGGCCGGGCGACCCGGATCGCGCAGTATATTGCGGACGACAAAGTCTACCGCGCCGAACTCGTCCTGGGGATCACCACCGGGACCGGGGATGCTCAAGGGGATGTTCAACGGGTCGAGCCCCTTCCAGACGGTCTGGACCCGAATCGCCTGGAAGAGGTGCTCGCCGGGTTTGCCGGCCCGGGGCTGCAGGTGCCCCCGATGACCTCGGCGCGCAAGATAAAGGGCCAGAAGTTGTATGAATTGGCGCGCCGCGGGGTGGAAGTGCCGCGTGAAGCGCGCCCGGTCGTGATCCACCGCCTCCGGCTGGTGCAGACCCGGTTTGAGCGCAGTGCGCACCCGCGGGTGCTCATTGACGTATCCTGCAGCAAGGGTACCTATATCCGCACCCTGTGCGCGGACATCGGGGCCCGGTTGGGGTGCGGGGCCTACATGTCTTTCCTGGTGCGGTCGGCGGTAGGTCCGTTTTCCATTGTGGCGGCACGGACGCTGGAGGAAATCCGGGAATCGCCCTCCGGAGAGTTGGTCGGGGTGGAAACCGCCCTGAGCCATCTGCCGGCGGTGCTCGTTCAGGCCGGAGCGTCACGGGCCGTTCTCTCCGGGAGAGCCGTCTATCCTCCCGGAATCGCCGCAGGCCCCGGCCCGCAAGAGGTGAACGGGTATGTGCGCCTGCGGGACGAAACCGGGCTTCTGGCCGTGGCCAAGCCGGTCGCGGCGGGAGGCGCGCGGGAGCCGGCGGCCTTTCAGCCGGTTTGGGTGCGGGGCACAGCCTAG
- the trxA gene encoding thioredoxin, with protein sequence MIVEINEKTFETEVTRSEQPVVVDFWAEWCGPCRSMAPVIQQVAAEFVGQVKVGKVNVDQNQALTARFGIKGIPTLLFFRDGQVVDQEVGFTPRGVVVEKINALLKK encoded by the coding sequence ATGATAGTGGAAATCAATGAGAAAACGTTCGAGACCGAGGTGACCAGAAGCGAACAGCCCGTGGTGGTGGATTTTTGGGCCGAGTGGTGCGGACCTTGCCGCAGCATGGCCCCGGTGATTCAGCAGGTGGCGGCGGAGTTTGTGGGCCAGGTCAAGGTCGGCAAGGTGAACGTCGACCAGAATCAGGCTTTGACCGCGCGGTTTGGAATCAAGGGAATTCCCACCTTGCTGTTCTTCAGGGACGGCCAGGTGGTCGACCAAGAGGTCGGCTTCACCCCTCGCGGCGTCGTGGTGGAGAAGATCAACGCCCTGTTGAAGAAATAG
- the mltG gene encoding endolytic transglycosylase MltG produces the protein MTFRQTLVDRAPYIILGLLGGAALLIGAAWIAVQSVLAPVSDQEAGTVVVEIPARASTGQIGALLADQGLVRNAAAFRLYARFQQLDANLKAGEYELSPSQSTPEIIEILAQGRARLVAFTVPEGLTLEQTAILLADRGFVDAGVFVRVLDEKAAAHPLSSGLPEAARSLEGYLFPDTYHISSGTGEERILDLLLARFEQEIVSLDLERRAAACGLNLHEAVTLASLIEREARVAEERRVISGVLHNRLRLNMPLQVDATVIYALGDFDRRVVLYRDLEVDSPYNTYRFYGLPPGPIASPGRDSLAAAVDPEEHGYLYYVAKPDGTHAFSRTLAEHNANKRRYLP, from the coding sequence TTGACGTTCCGGCAGACACTCGTCGACCGTGCTCCGTACATCATTCTGGGCCTCCTGGGGGGGGCCGCTCTTCTGATCGGTGCCGCCTGGATTGCTGTTCAGTCGGTGCTGGCGCCGGTTTCCGACCAGGAAGCGGGTACGGTGGTGGTCGAGATCCCAGCCCGGGCAAGCACCGGTCAGATCGGCGCCCTCCTCGCCGACCAGGGCCTGGTTCGGAATGCCGCCGCTTTCCGCCTATATGCCCGGTTCCAGCAATTGGATGCGAACCTGAAGGCGGGCGAATATGAGCTTTCCCCGTCTCAGTCCACCCCGGAGATCATTGAAATTCTGGCCCAGGGCCGGGCCAGGCTGGTGGCGTTCACCGTTCCGGAGGGGCTGACCCTGGAGCAGACGGCCATTTTGCTGGCGGACCGCGGTTTCGTGGACGCCGGCGTCTTCGTGCGGGTCTTGGATGAGAAAGCGGCGGCTCACCCGCTTTCATCCGGCCTGCCGGAGGCGGCACGGTCTCTGGAGGGTTATCTGTTTCCCGACACCTATCACATTTCCAGCGGGACCGGCGAAGAACGGATTCTTGATTTGCTGCTCGCTCGTTTCGAGCAGGAAATCGTGAGCCTGGATCTGGAGCGACGGGCCGCGGCCTGCGGTCTTAATCTCCACGAAGCGGTGACTCTGGCCTCCCTGATTGAGCGGGAGGCACGCGTGGCCGAAGAGCGCCGGGTGATTTCCGGAGTGCTTCATAACCGGCTCAGGCTGAATATGCCCCTGCAGGTTGACGCCACCGTCATTTACGCGTTGGGTGACTTTGACCGCCGGGTCGTTTTGTACCGTGATCTGGAGGTTGACTCTCCCTACAATACCTACCGGTTTTACGGCCTCCCCCCGGGTCCCATCGCCAGCCCGGGCCGGGACTCCCTGGCGGCCGCGGTGGACCCCGAGGAACACGGCTATCTCTACTACGTGGCCAAACCAGACGGCACCCACGCCTTTTCCCGCACCCTGGCCGAACATAACGCCAATAAGAGACGGTATCTGCCGTAA
- a CDS encoding zinc ribbon domain-containing protein, producing the protein MPIYDFRCRNCGHQFTVLIQLSEKDGVGCPRCRSKNVGQIVSPFSLFGRKPSRDKCGSGGIMGGG; encoded by the coding sequence GTGCCGATCTATGACTTCAGGTGTCGTAATTGCGGGCATCAGTTTACCGTGCTGATCCAGTTGTCGGAGAAAGACGGGGTCGGTTGCCCGCGTTGCCGGAGCAAGAATGTCGGGCAGATCGTTTCCCCCTTCAGCTTGTTTGGCCGGAAACCATCCCGGGACAAATGCGGTTCCGGCGGTATTATGGGCGGCGGGTGA
- a CDS encoding L7Ae/L30e/S12e/Gadd45 family ribosomal protein encodes MQAVYKLLGLGQRSRNVVSGDEGVRAKLERHQARLVIVARDAAPATRRDFVALSARYAVPCVEFGTKGELGIAVGKSPRAVLALLEDNLARRVLDLLESTEDGSV; translated from the coding sequence GTGCAGGCGGTGTATAAACTGTTGGGTCTCGGTCAGCGCTCCCGCAACGTGGTCTCCGGCGATGAGGGGGTGCGGGCCAAGTTGGAAAGACACCAGGCGCGGCTGGTGATTGTGGCCCGGGACGCGGCACCGGCGACGCGGCGGGATTTTGTCGCCCTATCCGCGCGCTACGCGGTCCCGTGCGTGGAGTTCGGCACCAAGGGCGAACTCGGGATTGCCGTGGGCAAGTCTCCGAGAGCAGTGCTGGCCCTCCTCGAAGACAATCTGGCCCGGCGCGTGTTGGATTTACTGGAAAGCACGGAGGACGGTTCAGTATAG
- a CDS encoding penicillin-binding protein 2 translates to MRRRRAGWVFVALTAALVLLVWKLGEVQITQHAVFRAAKLSQTAVQVSLEPMARGAILDRNLLDLTGRHAAARIIVIPHLLPEREGLAAELAAILGADAGEVRMHLDSPGVLPYPLSRVQEEAVLARSWPGVGVLPVAFRYGERPVATHILGHLGPSSPATSKVAAEPGRLFGKSGIELYYESELAGGHPAAVVRSFVDARGLPLPGLGLVVEARKGNDGRHDVRLTLDLAVQEIVEEVMDRRIQAGAVVVLDTATGDILALASRPQYHPDRVGESLGSGVADVFNNQALALYQPGSIFKIVVAAAALEEGLVTLDTTFACGGHEERLVRCWSAEGHGAVGLTEAFAVSCNPAFARLALQLGSGKVAEYARRFKLDRQAVIGFPFPPDQRQDFDLISRPYNLVNAGIGQGPVLVSPLQITALVAAVGGDGVYRPPRLVSEVRRRNEVVRVFEPGAPERIMTAGTARAMEALLKSVTAGELGEAARVPGWGSAGKTGTAQTGEGNSNAWFSGYVPADKPRYAITVFVRGGGSGGQSAAPVFREIAAQILASEHSPSGGGLLSPGRVNKMVDDGDFPKNDER, encoded by the coding sequence GTGCGCCGGAGGCGCGCGGGCTGGGTTTTCGTAGCTTTGACCGCCGCTTTGGTGCTGCTGGTTTGGAAGCTCGGGGAGGTGCAAATCACTCAGCATGCCGTTTTCAGGGCGGCCAAGCTCAGCCAGACCGCGGTCCAGGTTTCACTGGAGCCGATGGCCCGCGGGGCGATCCTGGACCGGAATCTGCTTGACTTGACGGGTCGGCACGCCGCGGCCCGGATCATTGTAATTCCGCACCTTCTTCCGGAACGGGAGGGGTTGGCGGCCGAATTGGCGGCAATTCTGGGTGCGGATGCCGGCGAGGTGCGGATGCACCTGGATTCCCCCGGCGTGTTGCCGTATCCGCTGTCCCGGGTCCAGGAGGAGGCTGTCCTGGCCCGGAGTTGGCCGGGGGTCGGTGTGCTGCCGGTGGCCTTCAGGTACGGCGAACGCCCGGTGGCGACGCACATTCTGGGTCACTTGGGCCCATCTTCGCCCGCGACGTCCAAAGTGGCGGCCGAACCCGGCCGGCTCTTCGGCAAGTCGGGAATCGAACTCTACTATGAGTCCGAGCTGGCCGGCGGGCACCCGGCAGCGGTGGTGCGCAGCTTTGTTGACGCCCGCGGTCTGCCTTTGCCGGGTCTGGGGTTGGTCGTCGAGGCTCGCAAGGGGAATGACGGGCGGCATGATGTAAGGTTGACGCTGGATCTGGCCGTGCAGGAAATCGTAGAGGAGGTCATGGACCGGAGAATCCAGGCGGGGGCGGTAGTGGTCCTGGATACCGCCACCGGGGATATTCTGGCCCTGGCTTCACGGCCCCAGTACCACCCGGACCGGGTGGGCGAGTCCTTGGGTTCCGGAGTGGCCGACGTGTTCAACAACCAGGCGTTGGCCCTGTACCAGCCGGGCTCCATATTCAAGATAGTCGTGGCGGCCGCGGCCCTGGAGGAGGGGTTGGTGACTCTGGACACGACGTTTGCGTGCGGCGGGCACGAGGAACGGCTGGTACGGTGCTGGTCGGCCGAGGGCCACGGCGCGGTCGGTTTAACAGAGGCCTTCGCGGTCTCCTGCAACCCCGCGTTTGCCCGTTTGGCGCTGCAGTTGGGCAGCGGCAAGGTCGCGGAATACGCCCGCCGCTTTAAGCTGGACCGGCAGGCGGTGATCGGATTTCCTTTCCCACCTGACCAGCGCCAGGATTTTGACCTCATCAGCCGGCCCTACAACTTGGTTAACGCGGGGATCGGCCAGGGACCGGTTCTGGTGAGCCCGCTGCAAATCACCGCTTTGGTGGCGGCGGTGGGCGGTGACGGTGTGTACCGTCCCCCGCGGCTGGTGTCCGAAGTCCGGCGGCGGAATGAAGTGGTACGGGTGTTTGAGCCGGGAGCGCCGGAGCGCATAATGACGGCCGGTACCGCGCGGGCGATGGAGGCCCTTTTGAAGTCGGTGACCGCCGGGGAACTCGGTGAGGCCGCCCGCGTACCCGGATGGGGAAGCGCCGGGAAGACCGGAACGGCACAAACCGGGGAGGGAAACAGCAACGCCTGGTTTTCCGGCTATGTGCCGGCGGACAAGCCCCGCTACGCAATCACCGTGTTCGTGCGCGGGGGCGGCAGCGGTGGTCAAAGTGCCGCTCCGGTGTTCCGGGAGATCGCGGCGCAAATCCTGGCGTCAGAGCATTCACCTTCGGGCGGCGGTTTGCTTTCGCCGGGCCGGGTGAATAAAATGGTTGATGACGGCGATTTCCCCAAAAATGATGAACGATAA
- the rbfA gene encoding 30S ribosome-binding factor RbfA, protein MAFRPERLAEEIKKEISDLLREMKDPRLGFVTVTVVEVSSDLRYAKVFVSVLGSNEDRDASLKVLRRAQGFIRTELGKRIRLRYTPEVSFVHDPSIQEGTRILQMIKDIGKGQPGQQDG, encoded by the coding sequence ATGGCTTTCAGGCCGGAACGGCTGGCTGAGGAGATCAAGAAAGAAATTTCAGACTTGTTGCGTGAGATGAAGGATCCGCGCCTCGGTTTCGTGACCGTCACCGTGGTGGAAGTCTCTTCGGACCTGCGCTATGCCAAAGTGTTCGTGAGCGTGCTGGGGAGCAACGAAGACCGGGATGCTTCCCTGAAGGTTCTCCGCCGTGCCCAGGGGTTCATCCGGACCGAACTTGGGAAGCGGATCCGGCTCAGGTACACACCCGAAGTGAGTTTCGTTCACGACCCGTCGATTCAGGAGGGGACCCGGATCCTCCAAATGATCAAGGACATCGGAAAGGGGCAGCCTGGTCAGCAAGATGGGTAA
- the nusA gene encoding transcription termination factor NusA translates to MNSEFLTALRDLEKERSISVEVLLEAIEAALLSAYRRNFGTSHNARVQIDRYTGDCKVYTRRTVVQEAQDPQDQISLEEARVIDPGYQLNDTIESEITPRNFGRIAAQTAKQVVVQRIREAERNLVFEEFAGREGDIVTGVVQRLEQRNVYIELGKAEAVLSPAEQIPRENYRPGQRLKTYIVEVKKTTKGPLILVSRTHPGLLKRLFEIEVPELHQGLVELKAVAREAGIRSKIAVYSNDESIDPVGACVGPKGARVQAIVQELNGEKIDVVKWSPDSSKFVSSSLSPAKVIAVEVWEEEKIARVIVPDYQLSLAIGKEGQNARLAAKLTGWKIDIKSEAQMAEIYREYLEQQGYEQV, encoded by the coding sequence ATGAATAGCGAGTTTCTGACGGCTTTGCGCGATCTGGAAAAAGAGCGCAGCATCAGTGTGGAAGTGCTCCTTGAGGCGATCGAGGCCGCGCTTTTGTCCGCCTACCGCCGCAATTTTGGGACTTCACACAACGCTCGGGTGCAGATCGACCGCTACACCGGAGACTGCAAGGTGTATACCAGGCGGACCGTCGTTCAGGAGGCGCAAGACCCCCAGGATCAGATTTCTCTTGAGGAGGCCAGGGTTATTGACCCGGGCTACCAGCTGAATGACACGATCGAATCCGAAATCACGCCCCGCAATTTTGGACGTATTGCCGCCCAAACGGCAAAGCAAGTGGTAGTGCAGCGCATCCGGGAAGCGGAGCGAAACTTGGTGTTCGAGGAATTCGCCGGTCGCGAGGGCGACATCGTCACCGGTGTGGTACAGCGCCTCGAGCAACGCAACGTGTACATCGAACTGGGGAAAGCCGAAGCTGTGCTCTCCCCGGCGGAACAGATACCGAGAGAGAACTACCGGCCTGGTCAGCGCCTGAAGACGTATATTGTGGAAGTTAAAAAGACCACCAAGGGGCCGTTGATCCTGGTTTCCCGGACTCATCCCGGCCTTCTGAAACGGCTGTTTGAGATTGAGGTTCCGGAGTTGCACCAGGGTCTGGTGGAACTGAAGGCGGTGGCGCGGGAGGCCGGAATCCGGTCCAAGATCGCCGTCTATTCCAATGATGAGAGTATCGATCCCGTTGGGGCTTGTGTCGGCCCGAAGGGTGCCCGGGTACAGGCGATCGTCCAGGAGTTGAACGGTGAGAAAATTGACGTGGTGAAATGGAGCCCCGACTCCTCGAAGTTCGTGTCCAGTTCGTTGAGCCCGGCCAAGGTGATCGCGGTGGAGGTGTGGGAGGAGGAAAAAATCGCCCGGGTGATCGTGCCTGACTACCAATTGTCGCTGGCCATTGGGAAGGAAGGGCAAAACGCCCGGCTGGCCGCCAAGCTGACCGGCTGGAAAATCGACATCAAAAGCGAAGCGCAGATGGCTGAGATTTACCGTGAATACTTGGAGCAACAGGGCTACGAACAGGTATGA
- a CDS encoding bifunctional oligoribonuclease/PAP phosphatase NrnA, which yields MGNKSLAAVAAELKRAVRPVLAGHVLPDGDSVGSTLALGLMLEQLGKKVRMVSQDPIPPMYRFLPGVAQIRVGTVPDADYDCLVTLDCSSPERLGTDIKPLLSRPGLRVVNIDHHISTGRYGDLNHIDPAAAAVGEIVFDLAEPLGVEISPEVSVCLYVAIATDTGSFRYENTTAGTHRRIARLIEMGLDAAAVNTRIFDEKPLAAIRLLHRVLGTLALSAGGRIAWLKLTRAMEAESGEEADVEDLINYARRISGVEVGILFRELPEGQIKVGFRSKRAVDVAALAAVFGGGGHPRAAGCRLAGELAEAERLVLGATEKVVAEALDGRSP from the coding sequence ATGGGTAACAAAAGCCTGGCGGCCGTCGCCGCGGAACTCAAGCGGGCGGTAAGGCCGGTTCTGGCTGGTCACGTCCTGCCGGACGGCGACAGCGTCGGTTCGACCTTGGCGCTGGGGCTGATGTTGGAACAACTGGGGAAAAAGGTGCGGATGGTCAGTCAGGACCCGATTCCACCGATGTACCGCTTCTTGCCCGGTGTGGCGCAAATCCGCGTCGGCACCGTCCCGGACGCTGACTACGACTGCCTGGTGACGCTGGATTGTTCGAGTCCCGAGCGTCTCGGAACGGATATCAAGCCCCTTCTGTCCCGCCCCGGACTCCGGGTGGTCAATATCGACCACCACATATCGACCGGCCGGTATGGAGACTTAAACCATATCGACCCGGCGGCGGCGGCCGTCGGCGAAATCGTGTTCGATCTGGCCGAACCCCTCGGGGTGGAAATAAGCCCGGAGGTTTCGGTCTGCTTGTACGTGGCGATCGCCACGGACACCGGTTCTTTCCGGTACGAGAACACTACGGCGGGAACGCACCGGCGTATCGCCCGCTTGATCGAGATGGGACTGGATGCGGCGGCCGTCAACACGCGCATTTTCGACGAAAAACCTCTGGCCGCCATCAGGCTGCTGCACCGGGTACTGGGCACGCTGGCTTTGAGCGCCGGCGGGCGGATCGCCTGGCTGAAGCTGACCAGGGCCATGGAGGCGGAATCCGGAGAAGAGGCGGATGTCGAGGACCTGATCAACTACGCCCGCAGGATCAGCGGGGTGGAAGTCGGGATTTTGTTCCGGGAACTGCCCGAGGGTCAGATCAAGGTCGGTTTCCGGTCCAAGCGGGCCGTGGACGTGGCGGCGCTGGCCGCGGTCTTCGGCGGCGGCGGGCATCCCCGGGCCGCCGGCTGCCGGTTGGCCGGTGAACTGGCGGAGGCCGAGCGGCTGGTATTGGGCGCTACGGAAAAGGTGGTCGCGGAGGCGTTGGATGGAAGGAGTCCTTAA
- a CDS encoding YlxR family protein, whose translation MPPKKVPLRMCLGCREMRPKRELIRVVRTPAGTVEIDPTGKRPGRGAYVCGKELCVEQAVGTRRLEKALKTGVPSETIQELRREIERRAGGV comes from the coding sequence ATGCCCCCCAAAAAGGTGCCGTTACGCATGTGCCTGGGTTGCCGGGAGATGCGTCCCAAAAGGGAGCTGATCAGGGTGGTGCGCACCCCGGCGGGCACCGTTGAGATAGATCCGACCGGAAAGCGCCCGGGACGGGGCGCCTACGTGTGCGGCAAAGAGTTGTGTGTCGAGCAGGCCGTTGGGACGAGGAGGTTGGAAAAGGCCCTGAAAACAGGGGTTCCATCGGAAACCATTCAGGAGCTCCGGAGGGAGATAGAGCGACGTGCAGGCGGTGTATAA
- the rimP gene encoding ribosome maturation factor RimP, whose amino-acid sequence MAANDIAGRVEEMARPVAESKGLELVEVQYAGEGGRRYLRVFLDKPGGISLDDCEAVSRELDRVLDDADFIPHSYVLEVSSPGLERPLKRREDFARFNGRLVLIHTYAPLNGRKKFSGRLMDSGENGVTVLIGEHETATIPWNQIARARLAVEF is encoded by the coding sequence GTGGCGGCAAATGACATTGCCGGGCGGGTTGAGGAAATGGCCCGTCCGGTAGCCGAAAGCAAAGGACTGGAACTGGTCGAGGTCCAATACGCCGGCGAGGGTGGCCGGCGGTATCTGAGGGTTTTTCTGGACAAACCCGGCGGGATCAGTTTGGACGATTGTGAGGCCGTATCAAGGGAATTGGACCGGGTCCTGGACGATGCCGATTTCATTCCCCATTCTTACGTGCTGGAGGTTTCTTCGCCCGGCCTCGAGCGCCCGTTGAAACGGCGCGAGGATTTCGCACGGTTCAATGGGCGCCTGGTACTGATCCACACCTATGCGCCCCTGAACGGACGGAAAAAGTTCTCCGGCCGGTTGATGGACAGCGGGGAAAACGGCGTTACAGTCCTTATCGGCGAGCACGAAACGGCGACCATTCCGTGGAATCAGATTGCCAGAGCCAGGTTGGCGGTAGAATTTTAG
- the infB gene encoding translation initiation factor IF-2 translates to MTKKRVHEVAKEINMGSKELLKVLTDLGVAVKSHMSTLDPEDIVRLREHLNPGKKGDKSKVGTAAPEERAGPAGQPRSRGVKLSQYGPGLVDKVPQRPPDKRLIERPFRVPTILPPASGEEAKAPPPAPPEKPVVEAPPREARPAPRPAAPAPQPERHRPARPLPPRPAPERRPPPSGSGARPSYAGRPQPGAPRPPHAGGGAPRPQAPAAGRYPGPPRPAQGARPPVPGRPPQHRGRPGQAGAGTPHPGPGAARPLARGIPSKAIPKPPAELEAAKPDKSVGQQRFADKKEKDRRTHWDKNVADKESRFRARPKERQRGPRQVPPSERKPVVLTGGLTVKDLAERMGVKSAEIIKQLMFLGSMATINQEIDVETAVVVAEEMGFRVEVKERQLDLEELLELEPEEEEPEKLQSRPPVVTILGHVDHGKTSLLDAIRDANVTATEAGGITQHIGAYQVKHQQKRITFLDTPGHEAFTAMRARGARITDVAILVVAADDGVKPQTVEAINHAKAAGVPIIVAINKIDKPDANPEKVKQQLTEYGLVAEEWGGDTICVPVSALQKTGLEELLEMILLVAEVNELKANPFRSARGTVIESQLDKGRGPVVTVLVENGTVEVGDSLVAGNAFCRVRAMIDHKGRRVKKAGPSAPVEVLGFSEVPQAGERFYEVPEEKVARQIAMKRQERKRQQEHKVSGRISLEDVFRRIQEGTVKELPLIVKADVQGSAEAMVGSLQRLSTEEVKVQLIHQGVGAVTESDVNLAALAGAIIIGFNVRPDVNARKAAEKEQVDIRLYQVIYEALDDVKAALSGLLEPTYREVILGHAEVRQIFKVSRVGTIAGCYVLEGKITRDAGVRVIRDGKVVHDGRLSSLKRFKDDVREVVQGYECGLTLEKFNDVQEGDQLEFHTTEEIQREL, encoded by the coding sequence TTGACGAAAAAAAGGGTCCACGAAGTGGCCAAAGAGATTAACATGGGGAGCAAGGAGTTGCTCAAGGTTTTAACGGACCTGGGTGTCGCGGTCAAATCACATATGAGCACCCTGGACCCGGAGGACATTGTGCGCCTGCGGGAGCACCTGAACCCGGGCAAGAAGGGTGACAAATCCAAGGTCGGCACGGCCGCACCGGAGGAGCGGGCCGGGCCGGCCGGACAACCGCGTTCCCGGGGTGTCAAACTGAGCCAGTACGGCCCCGGGCTGGTGGACAAAGTGCCACAGCGCCCGCCGGACAAGCGTTTGATTGAACGGCCGTTCCGGGTGCCGACAATTCTGCCTCCCGCCTCCGGAGAAGAGGCCAAGGCACCGCCCCCCGCGCCGCCGGAAAAACCGGTTGTGGAAGCCCCGCCCCGGGAGGCGCGTCCGGCGCCGCGTCCGGCGGCACCGGCGCCTCAACCGGAACGGCACCGCCCGGCGCGGCCGCTGCCGCCGCGTCCGGCGCCGGAGCGGCGTCCGCCGCCTTCCGGGTCCGGTGCTCGTCCGTCGTACGCGGGACGGCCTCAGCCCGGCGCCCCGCGGCCTCCGCACGCGGGAGGCGGAGCGCCCCGTCCGCAGGCGCCGGCGGCTGGACGTTATCCGGGACCGCCCCGCCCGGCTCAGGGTGCCAGGCCGCCCGTTCCCGGAAGACCGCCGCAGCACCGGGGTCGTCCCGGGCAGGCCGGCGCGGGAACACCACATCCCGGTCCCGGCGCCGCAAGGCCCCTGGCCCGGGGGATTCCAAGCAAGGCGATCCCCAAGCCTCCCGCGGAACTGGAAGCGGCGAAGCCCGACAAGAGCGTGGGGCAACAGCGGTTTGCCGACAAGAAGGAGAAAGACCGCCGGACGCACTGGGACAAGAATGTGGCCGACAAAGAAAGCCGGTTCCGTGCCCGCCCAAAGGAAAGGCAGCGCGGGCCGCGTCAGGTTCCGCCGTCGGAACGGAAGCCGGTCGTGCTTACCGGCGGCCTGACGGTGAAAGATCTGGCCGAGAGAATGGGCGTCAAATCGGCGGAGATTATTAAGCAACTTATGTTTCTGGGGAGCATGGCCACGATCAATCAGGAGATCGATGTGGAGACCGCGGTGGTGGTGGCCGAAGAAATGGGCTTCCGGGTGGAGGTCAAGGAGCGTCAACTCGATCTGGAGGAACTGCTGGAACTGGAACCGGAAGAGGAAGAGCCGGAGAAGCTGCAATCCCGGCCGCCGGTGGTCACCATACTGGGTCACGTCGACCACGGCAAGACCTCGCTTCTGGACGCCATCCGGGACGCCAACGTAACGGCGACCGAAGCCGGCGGCATCACCCAGCACATCGGAGCTTACCAGGTCAAGCACCAGCAAAAGCGGATCACCTTTCTGGACACCCCGGGTCACGAAGCCTTCACGGCGATGCGGGCCCGCGGAGCCCGGATTACGGACGTGGCTATTCTGGTGGTGGCGGCCGACGACGGGGTGAAGCCCCAGACGGTGGAGGCCATAAATCACGCCAAAGCGGCCGGGGTGCCGATCATTGTGGCGATCAACAAGATCGACAAGCCGGACGCCAATCCGGAGAAAGTCAAGCAGCAGCTTACCGAATACGGCCTGGTCGCCGAGGAATGGGGCGGCGACACCATTTGCGTTCCGGTATCGGCACTGCAGAAAACCGGCCTTGAAGAACTGCTGGAGATGATCCTCCTGGTGGCCGAGGTGAATGAACTCAAAGCCAATCCGTTCAGAAGCGCCAGGGGCACGGTGATCGAGTCCCAGCTTGACAAGGGGCGTGGACCGGTGGTCACGGTGCTGGTAGAGAACGGAACGGTGGAGGTCGGCGATTCTCTGGTGGCCGGCAACGCTTTCTGCCGTGTGCGCGCCATGATTGACCACAAGGGTCGGCGGGTGAAAAAAGCGGGTCCGTCCGCGCCGGTGGAAGTCCTGGGCTTTTCCGAGGTGCCGCAGGCCGGGGAGCGTTTTTATGAGGTGCCCGAGGAGAAGGTCGCGCGGCAGATCGCCATGAAGCGTCAGGAGCGGAAGCGGCAGCAGGAACATAAGGTCTCGGGACGGATTTCCCTGGAGGACGTATTCAGGCGTATTCAGGAAGGAACCGTAAAGGAACTGCCGCTGATCGTCAAGGCGGACGTGCAGGGCTCGGCGGAGGCCATGGTCGGGTCCCTGCAACGATTGAGCACCGAAGAAGTCAAGGTCCAATTGATTCACCAGGGCGTCGGCGCCGTCACCGAAAGCGACGTGAACCTGGCCGCGCTGGCAGGCGCGATCATTATCGGTTTCAACGTGCGGCCCGATGTAAACGCCCGGAAGGCGGCCGAGAAAGAACAGGTGGACATCCGCCTGTACCAGGTGATCTACGAGGCACTGGACGATGTGAAGGCCGCTTTGAGCGGGCTCCTTGAGCCGACCTACCGGGAAGTGATTCTGGGGCACGCGGAGGTGCGCCAGATCTTTAAAGTCTCCCGGGTGGGGACGATCGCCGGCTGCTACGTTCTGGAAGGCAAAATCACGCGGGACGCGGGCGTTCGGGTGATCCGCGACGGCAAGGTCGTGCACGACGGACGGCTTTCTTCCCTGAAACGGTTCAAAGACGATGTGCGCGAGGTGGTGCAGGGCTACGAATGCGGTCTGACCCTGGAGAAGTTCAACGACGTCCAGGAAGGTGACCAACTGGAGTTCCACACGACGGAAGAGATCCAGCGTGAGCTGTAG